The genome window CTCGCCCAGGTGGGGCTTCGCCTTCTCCCAGTCTTCTGTGAACTTCTTGAAACCCGAGTCGGTGAGTGGGTGCTTCACCAGAGACTCGAAAACCTTGAATGGCATCGTCCCGATGTCCGCGCCCATCCGGGCCGCCTCGACCACGTGCACCGGGTGTCTGAGGCTCGCCGCCAGCACCTGGGTTCCGTATGCCTGAGCGGCGTAGATCTCGCAGATGTCCGACAGCAGCCTGAGGCCGTCGGTCGCGACATCGTCAAGCCTACCTACAAATGGCGAGACTATGTAAGCACCCGCCTCGGCAGCAAGTATCGCCTGCGCCGGCGAGAAGCACAGGGTCACGTTCACCTTGATGCCGTCGTCCGACAACCTGCGGGTCGCGGCGAGACCATTCGGCGTCAGCGCGATCTTCACGACCGCGTTGTCGGCGATCTGCATGATCTCGCGGCCCTGGTTCACCAGCGACTCGGTTTCGTCGCCCGAGACCTCGATCGAGACGTCCCCTTCGACGATCGAGCAGATCTCCTTCACGAGGGGCAGGAAGCCTTGCTCGGCCTTGCCGATCAACGACGGGTTCGTCGTCACGCCTTTCAAGACGCCCCAGCGCACGCCCTCTCTGATCTCGTCGAGGTCCGCGGTGTCTAGGAACAGCTTCATGCGTGTTGCTCCCTTCCTTCGTGATCTAGGGGCACGCCGTTGCCGGGTGCCGTCTGTTTGGCTTCTTCGCGTTGCCTTCCGACGACTTCCACCGCTTGCTCCAACAGGACCTCGTCGGTTCCCTGCAGCTCGACACCGCGCTCGGCCGACTCGAGAGCCCGCG of Actinomycetota bacterium contains these proteins:
- the fsa gene encoding fructose-6-phosphate aldolase, with the translated sequence MKLFLDTADLDEIREGVRWGVLKGVTTNPSLIGKAEQGFLPLVKEICSIVEGDVSIEVSGDETESLVNQGREIMQIADNAVVKIALTPNGLAATRRLSDDGIKVNVTLCFSPAQAILAAEAGAYIVSPFVGRLDDVATDGLRLLSDICEIYAAQAYGTQVLAASLRHPVHVVEAARMGADIGTMPFKVFESLVKHPLTDSGFKKFTEDWEKAKPHLGELPPSMQEA